In a genomic window of Sus scrofa isolate TJ Tabasco breed Duroc chromosome 4, Sscrofa11.1, whole genome shotgun sequence:
- the GSTM3 gene encoding glutathione S-transferase Mu 3-like encodes MLSTKSMVLGYWDIRGLAHAIRMLLEFTDTSYEEKRYICGEAPDYDRSQWLDVKYKLDLDFPNLPYLMDGKNKLTQSNAILRYIARKHNMCGETEEEKIRVDIMENQIMDFRMQLIRLCYSPDHEKLKPQYLEQLPGQLKQFSLFLGKYSWFAGEKLTFVDFLTYDVLDQNRIFEPRCLDEFPNLKAFMCRFEALEKIAAYMQSDRFLKMPINNKMAQWGNKRLY; translated from the exons ATGCTGTCGACCAAGTCTATGGTTCTGGGTTACTGGGATATTCGTGGG CTGGCGCATGCCATCCGCATGCTCCTGGAGTTCACTGATACATCCTATGAAGAGAAACGGTACATCTGCGGGGAAG CTCCTGACTATGATAGAAGCCAGTGGCTGGATGTGAAATACAAACTAGACCTGGACTTTCCTAAC CTGCCCTATCTCATGGACGGGAAGAACAAGCTCACCCAGAGCAATGCCATCTTGCGCTACATCGCCCGCAAGCACAACATGT GTGGGGagactgaagaagaaaagattCGAGTGGACATCATGGAGAACCAAATAATGGATTTTCGCATGCAGCTGATAAGACTCTGCTACAGTCCTGATCAC GAAAAGCTGAAGCCTCAGTACTTGGAACAGCTACCTGGACAACTGAAACAGTTCTCCTTGTTCCTGGGGAAATACTCATGGTTTGCAGGGGAAaag CTCACGTTTGTGGATTTCCTTACCTACGACGTCTTAGATCAGAACCGTATCTTTGAGCCCAGGTGCCTGGATGAATTTCCAAATCTGAAGGCTTTCATGTGCCGTTTTGAG GCTTTGGAGAAAATAGCTGCCTACATGCAGTCTGACCGCTTCCTCAAGATGCCCATCAACAACAAGATGGCCCAGTGGGGCAACAAGAGACTATACTGA
- the EPS8L3 gene encoding epidermal growth factor receptor kinase substrate 8-like protein 3 isoform X1, giving the protein MPLSELPKPLPSALPLPMPTTPMAVYLSPPSPAPTPLLCVLAVHRKEYVQNLASEPTHLQHRVEHLMTCKLGTQRVQEPKDALQKLQEMDTQGRVWSQDLLLQVRDGWLQLLDIETKEELESYRLDSIKVMDVALDTCSYNSVLSITVQDSGLRDVSTLLFQCPEVGAERLKTSLQKALEEDLEQRPRFGALHPDQDRWRGPPLERPLPKEQAPSFERGPPPEQPHWMAPEQNTPPSPRPLPHPSSVHERSAFTLPPSRRPPSPENPERDEEVLNHVLKDIELFVGKLKEAQALSKTSRKKKRWRKKTKKGGVTEAHYIDCFQKIKYSFNLLGKLAIRLQETSAPEFIHILFQTLDFILAQCPEPDLAAQVISPLLTTKAIDLLQSCLSPLENSLWKGLGKAWTTSQANWTGSEPLPYQPTFYDGWQLPELTYQALSRYQDTTSLRGSPSLESTLHFAQEEAYNHSPKLGPSRPGSVKPGLQMQVLYEFEARNSQELTVVQGEVLEILDQSKRWWLVKNEMGRSGYIPSNILEPLQSGAPRSQNGSPSRAPMLRLSSRPEEVTAWLQAENFSTVTVRTLGSLTGSQLLHMRPGELQMLCPREAPRVLARLEAVRRMLGISP; this is encoded by the exons ATGCCCTTATCTGAGCTCCCCAAACCCCTGCCCTccgctctccccctccccatgcccACCACCCCCATGGCTGTGTATCTCTCACCTCCttctcccgcccccacccccttgctCTGTGTCTTGGCAGTGCACCGGAAGGAGTATGTGCAGAATCTCGCCTCAGAGCCCacccacctgcagcacagggtAGAG CACCTGATGACATGTAAGCTGGGGACACAGAGAGTCCAGGAGCCCAAGGATGCCCTGCAGAAGCTGCAGGAGATGGACACTCAGGGCCGGGTGTGGAGCCAGGACTTGCTCCTGCAGGTCCGCGATGGCTGGCTCCAGCTGCTGGACATCGAGACCAAG GAGGAGCTGGAGTCTTACCGCCTGGACAGCATCAAGGTCATGGATGTGGCACTTGACACCTGCTCCTACAACTCTGTCCTGTCCATCACAGTGCAGGATTCGGGCCTGCGAGACGTTAGCACCCTGCTCTTCCAGTGCCCGGAAGTGGGG GCAGAGCGACTGAAGACCAGCCTGCAGAAGGCTCTGGAAGAGGACTTAGAGCAAAG ACCCCGATTTGGAGCCCTCCACCCAGACCAGGACAGATGGAGGGGGCCTCCCCTGGAAAGGCCACTCCCTAAGGAGCAAGCACCCTCTTTTGAGCGGGGACCCCCTCCAGAACAGCCCCACTGGATGGCCCCAGAGCAGA ACACACCACCGTCCCCAAGGCCCCTGCCGCACCCCTCCAGCGTCCACGAGCGGAGCGCCTTCACTCTGCCTCCTTCGAGGCGGCCCCCATCCCCCGAGAACCCTGAACGGGATGAG GAGGTGCTGAACCATGTCCTAAAAGACATCGAGCTGTTCGTGGGAAAGCTGAAGGAGGCCCAGGCCCTGTCGAAGACCAGCCGTAAGAAGAAGAGATGGCGCAAGAAGACGAAAAAGGGAG GGGTGACAGAAGCACATTACATTGACTGCTTCCAGAAGATCAAGTACAGCTTCAACCTCCTG gggaAGCTGGCCATCAGGCTGCAGGAGACAAGTGCCCCTGAGTTTATACACATCCTCTTCCAAACTCTGGACTTC ATCTTAGCCCAGTGCCCTGAGCCTGACCTGGCAGCCCAAGTGATCTCACCTCTCCTCACCACCAAAGCCATTGACCTCTTGCAGTCCTGTCTAAGTCCATTGGAGAACAGCCTCTGGAAGGGCCTGGGCAAGGCCTGGACCACCAGCCA GGCCAACTGGACGGGCAGTGAGCCCCTGCCCTACCAACCCACGTTCTATGATGGTTGGCAGCTTCCAGAACTTACCTACCAG GCGCTCTCAAGATACCAAGATACCACTTCCCTCAG GGGGAGCCCTAGTTTAGAGAGCACTTTACACTTCGCTCAAGAGGAGGCATACAACCACAGCCCCAAACTGGGGCCCTCCAGACCTGGATCTGTCAAGCCGGGCCTGCAAATGCAAGTCCTATATGAGTTTGAAGCTAGGAACTCACAGGAACTGACTGTGGTCCAGGGAGAGGTGCTGGAG ATTCTGGACCAGAGCAAGCGGTGGTGGCTGGTGAAGAATGAGATGGGACGGAGCGGCTACATCCCCAGCAACATCCTGGAGCCCCTCCAGTCGGGGGCTCCCAGGAGCCAGAACGGGTCGCCCTCTCGG GCTCCAATGCTTCGACTTAGCTCCAGGCCTGAGGAGGTCACAGCGTGGCTGCAGGCAGAGAACTTCTCCACTGT CACCGTGAGGACCCTCGGCTCCCTGACAGGGAGCCAGCTGCTTCACATGAGACCTGGGGAGCTACAGATGCTGTGTCCACGGGAGGCCCCACGGGTCCTGGCACGGCTGGAGGCCGTCAGAAGGATGCTGGGG ATAAGCCCTTAG
- the EPS8L3 gene encoding epidermal growth factor receptor kinase substrate 8-like protein 3 isoform X2, which produces MSRPSSRAIYLHRKEYVQNLASEPTHLQHRVEHLMTCKLGTQRVQEPKDALQKLQEMDTQGRVWSQDLLLQVRDGWLQLLDIETKEELESYRLDSIKVMDVALDTCSYNSVLSITVQDSGLRDVSTLLFQCPEVGAERLKTSLQKALEEDLEQRPRFGALHPDQDRWRGPPLERPLPKEQAPSFERGPPPEQPHWMAPEQNTPPSPRPLPHPSSVHERSAFTLPPSRRPPSPENPERDEEVLNHVLKDIELFVGKLKEAQALSKTSRKKKRWRKKTKKGGVTEAHYIDCFQKIKYSFNLLGKLAIRLQETSAPEFIHILFQTLDFILAQCPEPDLAAQVISPLLTTKAIDLLQSCLSPLENSLWKGLGKAWTTSQANWTGSEPLPYQPTFYDGWQLPELTYQALSRYQDTTSLRGSPSLESTLHFAQEEAYNHSPKLGPSRPGSVKPGLQMQVLYEFEARNSQELTVVQGEVLEILDQSKRWWLVKNEMGRSGYIPSNILEPLQSGAPRSQNGSPSRAPMLRLSSRPEEVTAWLQAENFSTVTVRTLGSLTGSQLLHMRPGELQMLCPREAPRVLARLEAVRRMLGISP; this is translated from the exons ATGTCCCGGCCCAGCAGCAGAGCCATTTACC TGCACCGGAAGGAGTATGTGCAGAATCTCGCCTCAGAGCCCacccacctgcagcacagggtAGAG CACCTGATGACATGTAAGCTGGGGACACAGAGAGTCCAGGAGCCCAAGGATGCCCTGCAGAAGCTGCAGGAGATGGACACTCAGGGCCGGGTGTGGAGCCAGGACTTGCTCCTGCAGGTCCGCGATGGCTGGCTCCAGCTGCTGGACATCGAGACCAAG GAGGAGCTGGAGTCTTACCGCCTGGACAGCATCAAGGTCATGGATGTGGCACTTGACACCTGCTCCTACAACTCTGTCCTGTCCATCACAGTGCAGGATTCGGGCCTGCGAGACGTTAGCACCCTGCTCTTCCAGTGCCCGGAAGTGGGG GCAGAGCGACTGAAGACCAGCCTGCAGAAGGCTCTGGAAGAGGACTTAGAGCAAAG ACCCCGATTTGGAGCCCTCCACCCAGACCAGGACAGATGGAGGGGGCCTCCCCTGGAAAGGCCACTCCCTAAGGAGCAAGCACCCTCTTTTGAGCGGGGACCCCCTCCAGAACAGCCCCACTGGATGGCCCCAGAGCAGA ACACACCACCGTCCCCAAGGCCCCTGCCGCACCCCTCCAGCGTCCACGAGCGGAGCGCCTTCACTCTGCCTCCTTCGAGGCGGCCCCCATCCCCCGAGAACCCTGAACGGGATGAG GAGGTGCTGAACCATGTCCTAAAAGACATCGAGCTGTTCGTGGGAAAGCTGAAGGAGGCCCAGGCCCTGTCGAAGACCAGCCGTAAGAAGAAGAGATGGCGCAAGAAGACGAAAAAGGGAG GGGTGACAGAAGCACATTACATTGACTGCTTCCAGAAGATCAAGTACAGCTTCAACCTCCTG gggaAGCTGGCCATCAGGCTGCAGGAGACAAGTGCCCCTGAGTTTATACACATCCTCTTCCAAACTCTGGACTTC ATCTTAGCCCAGTGCCCTGAGCCTGACCTGGCAGCCCAAGTGATCTCACCTCTCCTCACCACCAAAGCCATTGACCTCTTGCAGTCCTGTCTAAGTCCATTGGAGAACAGCCTCTGGAAGGGCCTGGGCAAGGCCTGGACCACCAGCCA GGCCAACTGGACGGGCAGTGAGCCCCTGCCCTACCAACCCACGTTCTATGATGGTTGGCAGCTTCCAGAACTTACCTACCAG GCGCTCTCAAGATACCAAGATACCACTTCCCTCAG GGGGAGCCCTAGTTTAGAGAGCACTTTACACTTCGCTCAAGAGGAGGCATACAACCACAGCCCCAAACTGGGGCCCTCCAGACCTGGATCTGTCAAGCCGGGCCTGCAAATGCAAGTCCTATATGAGTTTGAAGCTAGGAACTCACAGGAACTGACTGTGGTCCAGGGAGAGGTGCTGGAG ATTCTGGACCAGAGCAAGCGGTGGTGGCTGGTGAAGAATGAGATGGGACGGAGCGGCTACATCCCCAGCAACATCCTGGAGCCCCTCCAGTCGGGGGCTCCCAGGAGCCAGAACGGGTCGCCCTCTCGG GCTCCAATGCTTCGACTTAGCTCCAGGCCTGAGGAGGTCACAGCGTGGCTGCAGGCAGAGAACTTCTCCACTGT CACCGTGAGGACCCTCGGCTCCCTGACAGGGAGCCAGCTGCTTCACATGAGACCTGGGGAGCTACAGATGCTGTGTCCACGGGAGGCCCCACGGGTCCTGGCACGGCTGGAGGCCGTCAGAAGGATGCTGGGG ATAAGCCCTTAG